The following is a genomic window from Candidatus Methanoperedens sp..
CAGAAGCGTGGACATCTGCTCATGTGTCAGATCATATCCCATTTTTTGCACTACACCTTTCAGGGCTTTTGAACCTGTGTGTTTTCCGATAATTATTTCCCGTTTGGCGCCTACCATTTCAGGAGCGAACAACTCATAAGTCATTGGTTCCTCAAGAACAGCAGCAACGTGAATCCCCGATTCATGGGCAAATGCATTTGCTCCCACTATCGCTTTTGTCTTTGGGATCGGTATTTCTGCATATTCTTCGACAAGCTTTGAAAGCTCCGTCAATTTGCTTACATCATATCTTTCAATACCGTATTGAACGCGCAGGCCCACCAGCAGTTCTTCAAGAGCAGCATTGCCGCAGCGTTCCCCGATCCCGTTGACTGTAGTATGCAACTGGAAAGCTCCTGCTTCGGCACCGCTCAGCGTGTTCGCAACAGCCATACCCAGGTCGTTATGGCAGTGTATACACAACCTGGTTTTTATGGTTTTCTTTATCTCGCTGACAAGATAGAACGCAGTACTGGGATTCAATATTCCTACCGTATCGGCAATACTCACATAATCTGCACCATGGTCTTCCGCTGATTTGAAAATAGACTTTAAGACACTGATATCCGTACGGGTTGCATCTTCAGCTGCAAAACGCACGATAAGGCCATGATCTTTGGCATAATCCAGCACATCAAGGGCGCAGGATGTAGCCTCTTCAAACGTTTTATGGTATTTGTATTTTAGATGCAGATCGGATGTTGCTATAAAAATGCTTATGAAATCCACATCGCATT
Proteins encoded in this region:
- the aksA gene encoding homoaconitate hydratase (in Methanococcus jannaschii this protein catalyzes the condensation of alpha-ketoglutarate and acetyl-CoA to form trans-homoaconitate; functions in alphaketosuberate synthesis which is a precursor in coenzyme B and biotin synthesis), whose product is MTDYSKNNLMKFINHKPGDIEICDVTLRDGEQTPGVAFSTQEKIAIAEKLDSIGVDVIEAGFPVVSAAEEATVREIAHLGLDAKVCCLARSVAKDVDTALKCDVDFISIFIATSDLHLKYKYHKTFEEATSCALDVLDYAKDHGLIVRFAAEDATRTDISVLKSIFKSAEDHGADYVSIADTVGILNPSTAFYLVSEIKKTIKTRLCIHCHNDLGMAVANTLSGAEAGAFQLHTTVNGIGERCGNAALEELLVGLRVQYGIERYDVSKLTELSKLVEEYAEIPIPKTKAIVGANAFAHESGIHVAAVLEEPMTYELFAPEMVGAKREIIIGKHTGSKALKGVVQKMGYDLTHEQMSTLLDKVKKCSEAKKKVTCGRLSEFIKELE